A region of Odocoileus virginianus isolate 20LAN1187 ecotype Illinois chromosome 11, Ovbor_1.2, whole genome shotgun sequence DNA encodes the following proteins:
- the NENF gene encoding neudesin, giving the protein MAGPAQGRRLVALALIVALAAGLPAAGAGQAPRPAERGPPVRLFTEEELARYGGEEEDQPIYMAVKGVVFDVTSGKEFYGRGAPYNALTGKDSTRGVAKMSLDPADLTYDTTGLTAEELESLDEVFTRVYKAKYPIVGYTARRILNEDGSPNLDFKPEDQPHFDIKDEF; this is encoded by the exons ATGGCGGGCCCCGCGCAGGGGCGGCGGCTGGTCGCGCTGGCCCTGATCGTGGCGCTGGCTGCGGGACTCCCCGCAGCCGGGGCCGGGCAGGCGCCGCGTCCCGCCGAGCGGGGTCCCCCGGTGCGGCTCTTCACGGAGGAGGAGCTGGCCCGCTACGGCGGGGAGGAG GAAGATCAGCCCATCTACATGGCAGTCAAGGGGGTGGTGTTCGATGTCACTTCTGGAAAGG AGTTTTATGGACGAGGAGCCCCCTACAACGCCTTGACCGGGAAGGACTCCACCAGAGGGGTGGCCAAGATGTCCCTGGACCCTGCAGACCTCACCTATGACACT ACGGGCCTCACGGCCGAGGAGCTGGAATCCCTGGATGAGGTCTTCACCAGAGTGTACAAAGCCAAGTACCCGATTGTCGGCTACACGGCCCGAAGAATCCTCAATGAGGATGGCAGCCCCAACCTGGACTTCAAGCCTGAAGACCAGCCCCACTTTGACATAAAGGACGAGTTCTGA